One Sediminicola sp. YIK13 DNA segment encodes these proteins:
- a CDS encoding BLUF domain-containing protein: MFCLVYKSKAVPDLSFAQIEILLEKARLFNSANNISGCLLFYEGEFIQYMEGNQIKVLKLFDKISLDNRHTNVQLLSHGLIEKREFNNWSMAFKNVHGKNDQLQYIELLVDSFLEKDTSIKGPNPTSKEFWKITKGLLDYNRELKF, encoded by the coding sequence ATGTTTTGTCTGGTGTATAAGTCCAAAGCCGTCCCAGATCTAAGTTTTGCTCAAATTGAGATTCTATTGGAAAAGGCGCGGTTATTTAATAGTGCAAATAATATATCTGGTTGTCTTCTCTTTTATGAAGGTGAATTCATTCAATACATGGAAGGAAACCAAATTAAAGTATTGAAACTTTTTGATAAAATATCGTTGGACAATCGGCATACCAATGTGCAACTTTTATCACACGGATTAATTGAAAAACGTGAGTTTAATAATTGGAGTATGGCGTTTAAAAATGTACATGGAAAGAATGACCAGCTTCAATATATAGAACTGTTGGTGGATTCATTTTTGGAAAAGGATACATCTATTAAAGGACCTAATCCTACCTCCAAAGAATTTTGGAAAATTACAAAAGGCCTCTTGGACTACAATAGGGAATTAAAATTTTAG
- a CDS encoding OsmC family protein — translation MKFNRKANAQWLGSGKDGKGNLSTASGVLEKTQYSFSTRFEDGKGTNPEELVGAAHAGCFAMQLSFLLGEAGFTPDTLDVEATVSFEDGSVTTITLDLKGKVPGITTDKFQEVAQNAKEVCPISKLMKADIVLNVSLNN, via the coding sequence ATGAAATTCAATAGAAAAGCAAATGCCCAATGGTTGGGAAGTGGAAAAGACGGAAAAGGAAACTTAAGTACAGCTAGTGGAGTATTGGAAAAGACCCAATATTCATTCAGCACTAGATTTGAGGATGGTAAGGGAACCAACCCTGAAGAATTGGTTGGTGCAGCACATGCAGGTTGCTTTGCCATGCAACTAAGCTTTTTGTTGGGAGAGGCTGGTTTTACGCCAGATACCTTAGATGTGGAAGCCACGGTTAGTTTTGAGGACGGAAGTGTCACCACAATAACTTTGGATTTAAAAGGTAAAGTTCCAGGAATTACAACAGATAAATTCCAAGAAGTTGCCCAAAATGCTAAAGAAGTATGTCCAATCTCCAAATTAATGAAAGCGGATATTGTTTTAAATGTGAGCTTGAACAACTAA
- a CDS encoding alkene reductase yields the protein MSKNQALLQAYSKNGLELKNRVVMAPMTRGRALNDENSPTGELHVPYYAERASAGLIITEGSQVSEDAVGYINTPGIHTEVHVEGWKKVTQAVHDQGGTIYIQLWHVGRMSHPDFHGGNLPLAPSAINPNEKSFTPEGFKDTVTPRVMTTEDIKTTVEDFRKAAANAVKAGFDGVEIHSSNGYLFHQFFNATSNQRTDEYGGSIENRARFFFEVLDAVKQEIPENKIGARFNPSLHGSFGSTMDEETIPTFDYIIKKLNDYNLAYIHLSEPFSDVTDIPYAVSEIAKHYRPLYKGTLMINNGFDQESGNAVIERGDADLVAFGKPYISNPDLVERFENNHPLADWDQDTFYTGGAEGYLDYNTIEESQEA from the coding sequence ATGAGTAAGAACCAAGCATTATTACAAGCATATAGCAAGAACGGTCTAGAATTAAAAAACAGGGTCGTAATGGCTCCAATGACAAGGGGTAGAGCCTTAAATGATGAGAATAGCCCCACAGGGGAATTACATGTGCCCTATTACGCAGAAAGGGCTTCTGCGGGTCTGATCATTACAGAAGGGTCACAAGTATCTGAAGATGCTGTTGGATATATTAACACGCCCGGAATACACACGGAAGTACATGTGGAAGGTTGGAAAAAAGTGACTCAAGCAGTACATGACCAAGGAGGAACAATATATATTCAACTTTGGCACGTAGGAAGAATGTCACATCCAGACTTTCACGGGGGTAATTTACCATTGGCTCCATCTGCAATCAACCCAAACGAAAAATCCTTTACACCAGAAGGATTTAAAGACACCGTCACTCCTAGGGTTATGACCACAGAAGACATAAAAACTACGGTTGAAGATTTTAGAAAAGCAGCTGCCAATGCAGTAAAAGCAGGTTTTGATGGTGTTGAAATACACTCCTCCAATGGATACTTGTTCCATCAGTTCTTCAATGCCACTTCCAACCAAAGGACGGATGAATATGGTGGATCCATTGAAAATAGAGCGCGCTTTTTCTTTGAGGTATTAGATGCCGTGAAGCAAGAAATACCCGAGAACAAAATTGGGGCAAGGTTCAATCCTTCTTTGCACGGATCATTTGGATCTACTATGGACGAGGAGACCATCCCTACATTCGATTATATCATTAAAAAATTGAATGATTACAACTTGGCCTATATCCATCTGTCAGAACCATTTTCGGATGTCACTGATATTCCATATGCCGTTAGCGAAATTGCAAAACATTACCGACCTTTATACAAAGGGACCTTAATGATCAATAATGGCTTTGACCAAGAATCTGGAAATGCCGTCATTGAACGCGGTGATGCAGATTTGGTAGCTTTTGGCAAACCTTATATTTCCAATCCTGACCTTGTGGAACGTTTCGAAAACAACCATCCGTTGGCAGATTGGGACCAAGACACGTTCTACACAGGTGGTGCAGAAGGTTATTTGGACTACAACACAATAGAAGAGTCCCAAGAAGCATAA
- a CDS encoding type 1 glutamine amidotransferase domain-containing protein produces the protein MKNILFVLTSNDKMGATGHKTGFWVEEFAAPYYSLTDKGFNVTLASPKGGQPPIDPNSDTEDAATEATKRFDKDEATKKKLANTLKLETIDQKDFDAVFYPGGHGLLWDLVENKTSNDLIESFHSHKKPVAFVCHAPAILKNVKGSDGKPLVNGKNVTGFTNGEEEAVQLTDVVPFLIEDMLKEKGGNYSKVGDWQPYALEDGLLITGQNPASSEKVADLLIKKLQ, from the coding sequence ATGAAAAATATATTATTTGTATTGACCAGTAATGACAAAATGGGTGCAACCGGACACAAAACAGGATTTTGGGTTGAAGAATTTGCGGCCCCTTATTATAGCTTAACTGATAAAGGTTTCAATGTAACCTTGGCATCACCAAAGGGAGGACAGCCTCCAATAGATCCCAACAGTGACACGGAAGATGCTGCCACCGAAGCGACAAAAAGATTCGACAAGGATGAAGCCACCAAGAAAAAATTGGCAAATACCCTTAAGTTGGAAACCATTGACCAAAAGGATTTTGATGCTGTTTTCTATCCTGGAGGCCATGGATTGCTATGGGATTTGGTAGAAAACAAAACTTCCAATGATTTAATTGAATCTTTTCACAGTCACAAAAAACCGGTTGCCTTTGTATGCCACGCTCCCGCTATTCTAAAAAATGTCAAAGGCTCAGATGGGAAGCCTCTAGTCAATGGTAAAAATGTGACAGGGTTTACCAATGGGGAAGAAGAAGCAGTGCAATTAACCGACGTTGTTCCTTTTCTTATAGAAGATATGTTGAAAGAAAAAGGAGGCAACTATTCAAAAGTAGGCGACTGGCAGCCATATGCCCTGGAAGACGGACTGTTAATCACTGGACAGAATCCGGCCTCGTCAGAGAAGGTAGCCGATTTATTAATTAAAAAATTACAATAA
- a CDS encoding Crp/Fnr family transcriptional regulator, with amino-acid sequence MTDAIIAHVEKYISLSKEESETFLSLLSVVEVPKRKRLVEPGSYIQNEYFVIKGCLKGYYLDDNGDKHIIQFAIENWWIGDFDAFYNQIPSKLHVEAIEDATLLAITYDDLQRLFESIPKFERYFRILVTGAFISLRGRILSTLQKSTKERYLEFCKTYPNIEQRVANYDIANYLGVSAQSLSRIRRNLVISP; translated from the coding sequence ATGACCGATGCCATTATAGCCCATGTGGAAAAATACATCTCGCTTTCAAAAGAAGAATCCGAAACATTCCTTTCGCTCTTATCCGTTGTAGAAGTTCCTAAGAGAAAAAGGCTTGTAGAACCTGGGTCTTATATCCAGAATGAGTATTTTGTTATCAAAGGTTGTTTAAAAGGATATTATTTAGACGATAACGGAGACAAGCACATTATTCAATTTGCCATTGAAAATTGGTGGATTGGAGATTTTGATGCATTTTACAACCAAATCCCCTCCAAACTACACGTTGAGGCCATAGAAGATGCTACCTTATTAGCCATTACGTATGATGATCTTCAGCGGTTATTTGAATCCATTCCAAAATTTGAACGTTATTTTAGAATCTTGGTAACCGGGGCTTTTATCTCCCTAAGAGGACGTATTCTATCCACATTACAGAAATCTACCAAAGAACGATATCTGGAATTTTGCAAGACATATCCCAATATAGAACAACGTGTTGCAAATTATGATATAGCTAATTATTTGGGCGTTTCAGCTCAAAGTTTGAGCAGAATTAGGCGAAATTTGGTCATATCTCCCTGA
- a CDS encoding FAD-binding oxidoreductase, whose product MAHAVDDVIPSKIEDFKALLRGEIVFPSDANYNETREVYNAMIDKYPAMIVKCVDVADVIYSVNFARENDILLAIRGGGHNGGGLGLCNDGLVMDLSGLKSIRVNTNDNTVLVGGGNLWGEVDHATHPFGLAVPAGIISTTGVGGLTLGGGVGYLSRKFGLTIDNLLEADMVLADGSFVTVNSAEHPDLFWAIRGGGGNFGIVTSFKFQAHVVKTVIGGPTLWPIEKTEEIMAWYDEFIHDAPEDLNGFIATLVIPGPPFPEELHNKKFCGIVWCYTGHPNKFDELFKPVLAKNPIFQHVGEMPYPSIQTLFDGLFPPRLQWYWRADFFNKLGPEIRAGHLEYGSKIPTPLSQMHLYPLSGAASRIGKEDTPWAYRDAKYAGVIVGVDPDPKNADKITQWCKDYYEALHPYASGGAYSNFMMDEGQERIKASYKHNYDRLVKIKRKYDPSNLFKVNQNIRP is encoded by the coding sequence ATGGCACATGCAGTAGATGACGTAATTCCGTCTAAAATCGAGGATTTTAAAGCCCTGTTAAGGGGAGAAATTGTATTTCCATCAGATGCAAATTACAATGAGACACGAGAAGTGTATAATGCCATGATAGATAAATATCCTGCCATGATTGTCAAGTGCGTGGATGTGGCCGATGTTATATACTCAGTAAATTTTGCAAGAGAAAACGATATTTTATTGGCTATCCGCGGAGGCGGACACAATGGTGGTGGTCTGGGGCTTTGCAATGACGGACTGGTCATGGACCTTTCGGGATTAAAATCAATACGGGTCAATACCAATGACAACACCGTTCTGGTAGGTGGCGGGAATCTCTGGGGGGAAGTAGATCACGCCACCCATCCGTTCGGACTAGCCGTACCCGCTGGTATCATTTCAACAACTGGAGTAGGGGGTCTGACCCTGGGAGGAGGAGTTGGCTATCTATCTCGAAAATTTGGACTGACCATTGACAATCTTTTGGAGGCCGACATGGTTTTGGCTGACGGATCCTTTGTCACCGTAAATTCTGCGGAACACCCAGATTTATTCTGGGCCATTAGAGGGGGAGGAGGCAATTTTGGAATTGTGACTTCCTTTAAATTCCAAGCCCACGTGGTTAAAACTGTCATTGGAGGGCCTACGCTATGGCCTATTGAAAAAACAGAGGAAATAATGGCTTGGTATGATGAATTTATTCATGATGCGCCAGAAGATTTAAATGGCTTCATCGCTACTTTGGTGATTCCAGGACCTCCCTTTCCGGAAGAACTGCATAACAAAAAGTTTTGCGGCATTGTATGGTGCTACACCGGACATCCCAATAAGTTTGATGAACTCTTTAAACCCGTTTTGGCCAAAAATCCGATATTTCAACACGTAGGAGAAATGCCCTATCCATCCATACAAACCTTATTTGATGGCCTTTTTCCACCAAGATTACAATGGTATTGGCGTGCAGATTTCTTCAATAAATTAGGACCTGAAATAAGGGCCGGGCATTTAGAATATGGTTCCAAGATACCAACACCCCTATCACAGATGCATCTTTACCCTTTAAGCGGTGCAGCAAGTAGGATTGGAAAAGAGGATACCCCTTGGGCCTATAGGGATGCCAAATACGCAGGGGTGATCGTAGGGGTAGATCCAGATCCCAAAAACGCAGATAAAATTACACAATGGTGTAAAGATTATTACGAGGCCTTGCATCCGTATGCTTCAGGGGGAGCTTATTCCAATTTTATGATGGATGAAGGCCAGGAACGTATCAAAGCGAGCTATAAACATAATTATGACCGTTTGGTTAAAATCAAAAGAAAGTATGATCCCAGTAATTTGTTTAAGGTCAATCAGAATATAAGACCGTAA
- a CDS encoding cupin domain-containing protein — MKSKRLSLNLAAMLLLVFTLYSGTINGQQSNEMATEMSLVQSHTNADLQWGPCPPFMPEGCGIAVLHGDPTKKNVDVFFKVQANSDIPKHWHNSAERMILVSGKLYVTYDGEKEVVMNTGSYAFGPAKKPHVARCGDEGPCVLFIAFEEPLDAFPMVVKE, encoded by the coding sequence ATGAAAAGCAAGCGCCTATCTTTAAATTTAGCAGCCATGTTGTTGCTCGTATTTACACTTTACAGCGGCACTATTAACGGGCAACAATCCAACGAGATGGCCACAGAAATGTCTTTGGTCCAATCCCACACCAACGCCGACCTGCAATGGGGGCCTTGTCCACCTTTTATGCCAGAAGGTTGTGGAATAGCCGTTTTGCACGGTGATCCAACCAAAAAGAACGTGGATGTTTTCTTTAAGGTCCAAGCAAATTCCGATATACCAAAACATTGGCACAATTCTGCCGAACGGATGATCTTGGTTTCTGGCAAATTGTATGTTACCTATGATGGGGAAAAAGAAGTAGTGATGAACACAGGATCCTACGCCTTTGGTCCCGCCAAAAAGCCACATGTTGCAAGATGTGGGGATGAGGGTCCTTGTGTGCTTTTTATTGCCTTTGAGGAGCCCTTGGATGCCTTTCCAATGGTGGTGAAGGAATAG
- a CDS encoding nickel-binding protein yields the protein MPIYMDRHDVSETVTAEHVAKLHIEDIKIEHLFGCKGLTYWFDDQRKMAFCLIEAPNKEAIEKMHNHAHGEIPHKIIEVESAIVASFLGRIEDPEKAANELTHVINDPAFRTIMNVGLKPLNLKDSFRGMGNTHFQKLYDSIIKTIGSNDGNIVRNNSGAFLVSFQSVSRAMECAVQIQEKSKKFSNSNTLVTIGLDAGVPVTEKDGIFEAVVKSAQRMSNFVKGNIVVSTEVKSLYEQENPSHVIDLSTIRTINNSEGRFLNILIDYMDETWHKTDLQVETFGTELGYSKSQFYRKMKGITNQSPNIFLKAFRLQKSLQLLNNRKGSISEIAFETGFNSPAYFSKCFQANFGILPSKYLQENLA from the coding sequence ATGCCCATCTATATGGATCGCCATGACGTATCGGAAACCGTGACTGCAGAGCATGTTGCGAAATTGCATATAGAAGATATTAAAATAGAGCACCTTTTTGGATGTAAAGGGCTCACTTATTGGTTTGACGACCAAAGAAAAATGGCATTTTGTTTGATAGAGGCTCCGAACAAGGAAGCTATTGAAAAAATGCACAACCATGCACATGGTGAAATTCCCCATAAAATTATTGAAGTAGAAAGTGCTATTGTTGCATCTTTTTTGGGTCGCATTGAAGATCCCGAAAAGGCGGCCAATGAATTGACACATGTAATTAACGACCCCGCATTTAGGACCATAATGAATGTAGGTCTCAAACCCTTAAATTTAAAGGATAGCTTTAGGGGTATGGGAAACACCCATTTTCAAAAATTATATGATTCCATTATTAAAACCATAGGCTCCAATGATGGCAATATTGTTCGTAATAATTCAGGGGCATTTTTAGTCTCTTTCCAATCTGTATCAAGAGCCATGGAATGTGCCGTTCAAATTCAGGAAAAGTCAAAGAAGTTTAGCAATTCCAATACATTGGTCACTATTGGACTGGATGCAGGGGTTCCAGTGACCGAAAAGGATGGCATTTTTGAGGCTGTAGTTAAGTCGGCCCAACGCATGTCCAATTTCGTAAAGGGAAACATTGTAGTCTCCACCGAAGTTAAGTCGCTCTATGAACAAGAAAATCCTAGCCACGTAATAGATCTCTCAACCATAAGAACCATTAATAATTCTGAGGGACGGTTCTTAAATATTTTAATTGATTACATGGATGAAACCTGGCATAAAACAGATTTACAAGTAGAGACCTTTGGTACCGAATTAGGCTATAGCAAATCACAGTTTTACAGGAAGATGAAAGGGATTACCAATCAATCCCCAAATATATTTCTCAAAGCATTTCGTCTACAGAAGTCCCTACAATTATTAAATAACAGGAAAGGTTCCATTTCTGAAATTGCCTTTGAAACTGGTTTTAATAGTCCGGCTTATTTCTCAAAATGCTTCCAAGCTAATTTTGGAATACTGCCTTCCAAATATCTACAGGAAAATCTAGCATGA
- a CDS encoding Lrp/AsnC family transcriptional regulator translates to MVDHLDSKIIEILEKNSRTSFVEIGKQIGLSPSSIRERIQKLEETEVILGYGLKTNPKKLGYGLEVFILFKLYSGKLKLFVDQLDLFPEIQEGFRITGGFNICMRVLLEDQMHLQRFIDRLLQFGEPTTHLILSEL, encoded by the coding sequence ATGGTAGATCATTTAGATAGTAAAATTATCGAGATTTTAGAGAAAAATTCCCGAACATCTTTTGTGGAGATTGGAAAACAAATAGGGCTTTCTCCTTCATCTATTCGGGAACGAATACAAAAGTTAGAAGAAACTGAAGTTATCTTAGGATATGGTTTAAAAACTAACCCAAAGAAATTGGGTTACGGCCTTGAAGTTTTTATTCTTTTTAAACTTTATAGTGGGAAATTGAAGCTATTTGTTGACCAATTGGATTTGTTTCCCGAGATACAAGAAGGCTTTCGTATTACCGGCGGATTTAATATTTGCATGCGCGTGCTTTTGGAGGACCAAATGCACCTGCAGCGATTTATTGATAGGTTATTGCAATTTGGTGAGCCCACTACACATTTAATCTTATCCGAATTGTAA
- a CDS encoding sulfite exporter TauE/SafE family protein, which yields MLLLLILGTFLGFFIQTVIGFAGALVALPILLLAMPLPDAIAYISIFYFISTPVFVYREWKNMDKDILKKLALSSIVGVIIGIVILSYGQPLFLKKALGVFIVLFVLKSLRKQKETKRASKMEYTYGFLGGFFSGVFSTGGPLYVMVVKNVSPDVKTFRATMFGILGLVTVVRLPVLAIGGILTVNQLYNALFVLPFFIMALVLGKKAYLKMDEQLLKKIILGLLFVSGIMLLV from the coding sequence ATGTTGTTACTTCTAATATTGGGAACGTTTCTGGGATTTTTTATCCAGACCGTTATTGGCTTTGCAGGTGCTCTAGTTGCCCTGCCCATTCTTTTACTTGCAATGCCATTGCCGGATGCCATTGCTTATATTTCAATTTTTTATTTTATTTCAACTCCCGTATTTGTATACAGGGAGTGGAAAAACATGGATAAGGACATTCTTAAAAAATTAGCATTATCCTCTATAGTTGGCGTAATAATTGGTATTGTCATTTTATCCTACGGGCAGCCTTTGTTCCTTAAAAAGGCCTTGGGTGTTTTTATAGTTTTATTTGTGTTAAAAAGCTTAAGAAAGCAAAAGGAGACTAAGAGAGCATCAAAAATGGAGTATACATATGGGTTTTTGGGAGGTTTCTTTTCTGGGGTTTTCTCTACAGGTGGTCCCTTGTACGTTATGGTTGTAAAGAATGTTTCCCCTGACGTTAAAACGTTCAGGGCGACGATGTTTGGGATTTTGGGATTGGTAACCGTAGTTAGGTTACCAGTATTGGCCATAGGAGGTATATTAACAGTTAATCAACTTTACAACGCTCTATTTGTCTTACCTTTTTTTATTATGGCCTTGGTCCTTGGAAAAAAGGCGTATTTAAAAATGGATGAACAGCTCCTTAAAAAAATTATTTTAGGATTGCTATTTGTTTCAGGGATAATGTTATTGGTATAA
- a CDS encoding DMT family transporter, giving the protein MNKKAIYAVVLCALIAGTNGLLIKYMSSMTTGSIAWFRAIIPILFIVPVLRKEGMLQFKGNTKKVLLASAINAARMYLYLIAFIYTSIGNAVVLFYSYPIFVAAIETFLYKVKISKAHILFLILAFSGIIITYANKPFSFESDDFIGMMAAIGASVGYAVTVVIFKSETENYTKDQLIFFQNIVGAFLFLPFVITLPESKIEHMGLGILYGFLIGIVVFKLFFFGLKYLTAATATSLMYLEVVSAILLGYFILDEKLTWNTLFGGLCIVISSFYISRLTKIEPKNEQPQ; this is encoded by the coding sequence ATGAATAAAAAAGCCATTTATGCCGTAGTCCTATGCGCTCTTATTGCCGGTACCAATGGCCTTCTTATTAAATACATGTCAAGCATGACAACGGGATCCATTGCGTGGTTCCGTGCCATAATACCCATCCTATTTATAGTACCAGTTTTAAGGAAGGAAGGGATGCTCCAATTTAAAGGAAATACTAAAAAAGTATTGTTAGCCTCTGCCATAAATGCCGCTAGAATGTACTTATATTTAATTGCCTTTATCTATACTTCAATTGGTAATGCCGTGGTATTGTTTTACAGTTATCCCATATTTGTAGCAGCAATTGAAACGTTCTTATACAAGGTGAAAATAAGCAAAGCCCACATCCTGTTCTTAATTCTCGCTTTTTCAGGGATTATTATTACATATGCCAACAAACCCTTTAGTTTTGAATCAGATGATTTTATTGGTATGATGGCCGCCATTGGGGCTTCTGTAGGTTATGCGGTTACTGTTGTTATTTTTAAATCGGAAACGGAAAACTATACCAAGGATCAACTTATTTTCTTTCAAAACATAGTTGGCGCATTTTTGTTTCTTCCGTTTGTAATTACCCTCCCAGAGAGCAAAATTGAGCACATGGGCTTAGGGATCTTGTATGGTTTCCTTATCGGTATCGTTGTCTTTAAACTGTTCTTTTTTGGCCTAAAATACCTAACAGCGGCCACGGCAACTTCTCTAATGTATCTGGAAGTTGTAAGTGCAATTTTACTGGGCTATTTTATTTTGGATGAAAAATTAACTTGGAATACCCTCTTTGGTGGATTGTGCATTGTGATTAGTAGCTTTTATATTTCCAGGTTAACAAAAATTGAACCCAAAAACGAACAGCCGCAGTAG
- a CDS encoding NAD(P)/FAD-dependent oxidoreductase, giving the protein MEKSEYAINIVGSGISGLVAALVLEKEGYSTTLYEATDRAGGRIKTDIYEGFQLDHGFQVLLDAYPMAKKYLDMDSLALQKFLPGAVIFKDGKNKTLGDPLRNVSLLIPTLLANIGTISDKFKILKLNSELKAMTMEQIFASKETSTLTYLKDRGFSDDIISSFFKTFFSGIFLEPNLDTSCRMFQFVYKMFGEGLAVLPKAGIGAIAGQLASKLKRSNIMLNTPVKRVLEGKLILADGKELPSHYTILATDASHLTGDMKMETVTWKRCETFYFICPKRIIPRPLIGLIADKDALINNLFFHTSLEMAHRGEGELLSVTLVKEHQLSDKDVLDRVVQELERYCGISELSFLKRYQIKKALPQLANLQYSMTPQQTQWSSGIYLAGDHHLYGSLNAAMTTGEMAAKGILEHIKKGS; this is encoded by the coding sequence ATGGAAAAATCAGAATATGCTATCAATATAGTTGGCTCAGGAATCAGTGGTCTTGTTGCTGCCTTGGTTTTGGAAAAGGAAGGGTATTCAACCACATTATATGAGGCAACTGATAGGGCTGGGGGTCGCATTAAAACAGATATTTACGAGGGATTTCAATTGGATCACGGCTTTCAGGTCCTGTTGGACGCATATCCTATGGCCAAAAAATATTTGGATATGGATTCTCTTGCACTACAGAAATTTCTACCTGGAGCAGTAATCTTCAAAGATGGCAAGAACAAAACACTGGGTGACCCTTTAAGAAATGTATCCCTTCTAATTCCCACACTACTTGCCAATATCGGCACTATATCAGATAAATTTAAAATCCTCAAACTCAATAGTGAATTAAAAGCAATGACAATGGAACAGATATTTGCTTCCAAAGAAACAAGCACCTTAACCTATTTAAAAGACAGGGGTTTTAGCGATGACATCATATCTTCCTTTTTCAAAACTTTTTTTAGTGGCATATTTTTAGAACCTAATCTGGACACCTCTTGTAGGATGTTTCAATTTGTCTATAAAATGTTCGGAGAGGGACTTGCCGTACTGCCCAAAGCTGGTATAGGGGCAATTGCCGGGCAGCTTGCATCCAAGCTTAAGAGAAGTAACATCATGCTCAATACCCCAGTGAAAAGGGTGTTGGAAGGAAAGCTCATCTTGGCAGATGGCAAAGAGCTACCTAGCCATTATACCATATTAGCTACTGATGCTTCCCATTTAACAGGGGATATGAAAATGGAAACTGTTACTTGGAAAAGGTGTGAAACCTTCTATTTTATCTGTCCAAAAAGAATCATACCCCGGCCACTTATTGGATTGATTGCCGATAAAGATGCCCTTATCAACAACCTATTTTTCCATACGAGTTTAGAAATGGCACATCGTGGAGAAGGAGAACTGTTATCAGTGACTTTGGTAAAGGAACACCAATTGAGTGACAAGGATGTGCTGGATAGGGTAGTTCAAGAATTGGAGCGGTATTGCGGTATATCTGAACTATCGTTTTTAAAGCGGTACCAGATTAAAAAGGCCCTGCCACAACTTGCCAATTTGCAATATTCAATGACTCCTCAACAAACCCAATGGTCGTCAGGTATTTATCTGGCAGGAGATCATCATTTATATGGATCATTAAACGCAGCGATGACCACAGGGGAAATGGCGGCCAAGGGAATTTTGGAACACATTAAAAAAGGAAGCTGA
- a CDS encoding DoxX family protein, whose translation MDGLTLLTFFSSFSFLFFGIGCFFSPRMKLEFMRYGLNKQQRWLTGALQLLGSTGLFLGLMMSPFLCFVSTIGLFILMLLGLWVRIKIKDSVLQSSPALFYALLNLYLAIQYGAIIFI comes from the coding sequence ATGGATGGACTCACATTATTGACTTTTTTTTCATCCTTTTCCTTTTTATTTTTTGGTATTGGTTGTTTTTTCTCTCCGAGAATGAAACTAGAATTCATGCGTTATGGACTCAATAAACAACAAAGATGGCTTACCGGGGCGTTACAACTTTTGGGTAGCACAGGTTTGTTCCTGGGACTTATGATGAGCCCATTTTTGTGTTTTGTATCAACGATTGGGCTATTTATATTGATGCTTTTAGGGCTATGGGTTCGCATCAAGATTAAGGACAGTGTGCTACAATCCTCTCCAGCCTTATTCTATGCGCTGCTCAATCTATATCTGGCAATTCAATATGGGGCAATAATTTTTATATAG
- a CDS encoding DoxX family protein, translating into MNYLIILLQVIVGLSILNVWLLQKNKPTKWRGGNAKTIVEEFQVYGLPVWMCYVVGVLKVALALALLAAIFYPELKQPAALGLAILLSGSILMHLKIKDPLMKSFPAFLFLSMCLIIAFAG; encoded by the coding sequence ATGAACTATTTAATCATCCTTCTTCAAGTAATCGTAGGCCTTAGTATCCTAAATGTTTGGCTCTTACAAAAAAATAAACCTACAAAGTGGCGTGGTGGAAATGCCAAAACCATTGTGGAAGAGTTTCAGGTATACGGTCTTCCTGTTTGGATGTGTTATGTTGTAGGCGTGCTAAAAGTCGCACTGGCACTTGCCTTGCTCGCAGCAATTTTTTATCCCGAATTAAAGCAACCAGCTGCCCTGGGATTGGCAATATTACTTTCTGGATCTATCCTTATGCATTTAAAGATTAAAGATCCGTTGATGAAATCTTTTCCTGCATTTCTGTTTTTATCAATGTGCTTGATCATTGCTTTTGCGGGATAG